The stretch of DNA TATATACACAAATCTAAAATGGGGCAATTCCACATCCCTCAAGGCACCCTAGAGTCATGAAGAGAGTGTGAAATATAGAAAGGAGACTTGCCCAAGCTGCCAAAACCAGGATTACCGAGATTCTTGACATCAACCCCTTGCTTCTCTCCTGCAATGTTGGGAGCATGTCTACACACAATGATAGATATGTTACAATCCAATCAATAGTAAAAGGAGAACATCTCCTGTCAATGTTCTCCGAGAATAGAAAAATTGGTTTGTTTGCCTTCATTGATCTAATATTTGTAAACTTCTATTTGTGTGTATTGTAACAAGGTAATGGATAAAACAAGTCTCTTGAAAGGAATCCCAAGATTTGTAAATAATGTTGTAAATGAAGCAAGTTGTTCATGCTCAACTCATGAACTTGTctcaatttttgttgttttaagaaaaacataaattcTAACAAAAATCTAGGCTACACTTATTATACAAGTCAAACTCATATCTAAACTCGTTATGACTTGTATGAACTCGTACTacttcaaatttattattttgtagataTTATATTAAACTTTATGCCAAGTATTcgaaagtatttaaaaatataagagagaATCATGTTCTTAGCACGATGATACGATGGGTGTCATTTGAATCAATATGAATGTTATAAATCATTATactgatagttatttatttataataactatattatttatattaattcaaTGTTGTTTTGCAGAAGTTTGTAGATAGAGTTTAGATTTTGTGGGTGTGTTCGCGCACCTATTTATATACACATCTAATCTATTTTCTTAtagaaatcatatatatatatatatatatatagcttgtgCCAATGGAAAGATTTGCCAGTTATTAACTTTTATACATAGTTTACATATTTGTCAATTTAATTCATATAACCTTGacataattaagtaattatttatatgaattcttgaaaatgcataagattcttttaaagaattttatacatctcagaaaataataattaatcaaacaTTTCATGAACAAGTTCTAATAAGTGTGATAGGTAAATTGCATACCAATTGCAGATTAAACTGTAGCTTGGTAATAAACTCTACTTGACTAGCCTGATTGTTGATCATGTAGATACTTTAATTTGATCTTGTTAAGTCtagctaaaacattttttatatcgATCCTCTGTTCAGGCAGATCTGCACAACAATGCAAAGCCAAGCCCATAGTTGCTGATAAGCAGGTCTCCATAGCAGCATAGTCATTTTCATTGCTCAGCAAATTGGAATCAATAACTTCAAGTATCGAAAGCGAAAATGATTCCTCTACTAAACGCTTTAAGCTCATTTCGCCAGTAAACATATCATCAATGGGCTTCTTTCTTGTGAAAGTTTCCATCAATAAGATTCCATAACTATAAACATCACCTCTTGCAGAAACAATTCCTTCAGATCCATACTCTACACACGTTAAAACATATCATTTCATGTTACCAAAGTAGAACATTTATGTATCTATGCAagaatagaatgataaaaatagtaCTTGACATTACCTGGTGCCATATATCCAATTGTAGCCATAGTCATTGTTTGCGTGAGAGAAGTTCCATCACTTAGGAGTTTGGCAATGCCAAAATCAGCAACATGTCCAACCATATCTTCATCTAATAAGACATTGCTCGGCTTCAAATCACAATGAACAATAAGTGTTGAATAACCAAGATGAAGGTATTCAAGTGCCGTTGCCACATCAATCATTATATTTAGCCTTTGTAGCATATTCAAGCAATGGGTGTTAGAATACAACCACATTTCTAGGTTTCCTTTTGGCATGTATTCCAAAACAAGTGCTTTGAAGTCAATGTTACTACAAACGCTAATGATTTTGACAAGATTTCGATGACGAATGTGTCGTAATATCTCGCATTCTATGTCAAAACTTTTGAATGCACCTTCTAGTTCCAAGTTTAGAACTTTTATTGCAACGTATGTTCCATCTAAGAGTGTCCCTTTATAAACTGAGCCGAAACTCCCTTCTCCAAGTAAGTTGTTTGCACTGAACCCTTCTGTTGCTTGTAAAAGTTGTTGGTGGGAAATTCTTCTCCATGTTGATAAAGGCATTGAGTCTTTGTTGttggaaagttttgaattctTCTTCCCATGGAGTTTTCTTGAGACTAGTACAACGGATACTACAAGTATCGTTAACCCCAATGTGGGCAGTATATATTTTAGTATACGCACACCCATTGCCTTTTTTGGTCCAAGAGAAGTGTCTTTGCATGTAGGAACATTCAGTCTAGCCACACCACAGAGCGCATCATTTGACATGAATGATTCAGCTGAGAAGTTAACAAATGGTCCTTGTGTTGGAATTTCTCCTCGTAGTTTATTGTAGGAGACATTTAGATATTTGAGGTACCGTAGCACTTCTAAGGACTTGGGTATCTCTTCAGATAAGTTGTTACCAGCAAGATCTAATACCTCCAAGCTTACTAATCCACCAAAAGATATAGGAATGGAGCCCTCTAATTGATTGACTGCCAAAGAGAGACTGACTAGAGTTATGAGCCCACCAATTGTTTCTGGGATATGACCGGATAGTTGATTTCTTGATAAATTCAACAATGTTAGGGCCTTCATATTTCCAATCTCTAATGAAAGAGACCCACTTAGGAAATTGGATGACAAGTCGACCACCAAGAGATGTGTCAACCTCCACAAGCTTGAAGGAATCCTTGAAGTTAATTGGTTGAAGTTTAAGTTGAGAGATATTAATGAAGTCATATTATTTATGCTTTCGGGAATCTGTCCGGAAAGCTTGTTGCCAGCTAAATCTAAACTTCCCAATCTCCCTAAGTAATAGATATCAGACGGGATTGGACCTTTTAGTCTATTACCAGAAAGGGACAACTGTTCGAGCACGCTTAATCTTCCTATTGTAGTTGGAATAGGTCCAGCCAAATCATTGCCGCCTAGGGACATAAATGTCAATCTACTTAAATTGCCAATATCAATGGGAATGTTGCCCTTAATATTGCAACCAGTGAGGACAAGTTGCTCAAGAAAGGTCGAGAGGTTTCCAATGGAATTAGGAAGGACTCCATTTAGTGGATTCCTAGACAAGcgcaaaattttgagatatgcGTTGTTTGAAAAATACGAGAAAATACTCAACTCTGAAGATTCAATGGTCAAATTATTGAATCCAAGGTTGAGCCGCTGGAGGAGCCTTAAATTACCAAGTGTTTTTGGAATTGAGCCCAAGAATGCGTTTCCTGACAAGTCGAGTGTACTGAGTTGTGAAACATTGGAAATAGAGGCTGGAATCATCCCACTAAGTTCATTCCATCCAAAAAAGATTCCCCTTAGATTTGGAAGGAAGTGGCCCAGATCTGATGGAAGAGTGCCTGAGAGGTGATTTTGTACTATGGAGAACTGTTGTAATGTTGagatattgaatatttctagtgGAATTGTGCCAACAAAATTGTTACTTCCCAAATTGAGAAGCTCTAGGTTCTGCAAATTACCAATTTCACTTGGTATTGCACCTGCAGTCACAATAAATCAatcaaaaaaagattttataacaAATCAAACATACAACTAATAATTAGTTGTAAGAGAACATTAATCAAGACATGGAATATATACCATGGAGGTTGATTATAAGACATGCAACATTTATAATTGGTTGAGGTTGAGCCACCCTTGAGTTGATTGCAGTGGTACTGGATCGGAGCCACATGCACTCTAGTGGGTGCAGTTTTTACacaatcacaattttttttttgcttgtcgCACTGACTGGAAGAATATTTTGAGAATCCTTCTTAATATTCTAACCATTGAAATATTTTGATCTTTTCACGAAAAAATCATTTAGTTTGCTTAAAATTAATTCcaatatctcaaaaaaaaaaaaatcccaact from Juglans regia cultivar Chandler chromosome 4, Walnut 2.0, whole genome shotgun sequence encodes:
- the LOC108986167 gene encoding probable LRR receptor-like serine/threonine-protein kinase At3g47570 — encoded protein: MADQTTCFLILHFLSVLLLMSCLTTDAKILNITTDQSALLTLKAHISYDPHHILTKNWSSSTSVCNWVGVTCGSRHHRVIALKLSNNGLVGTIPPHIGNLSFLVNLTISQNSFHGSMPNELSHLYRLKLLHFGYNEFSGEIPSWIGLLTKLQILSLVTNNFKGKLSPEIGNLTKLTFLFLGFNNFEGAIPSEIGNLQNLENFNLGKNNFVGTIPLEIFNISTLQNFSVGGNHLSGTLPSDLGHFLPNLREIYLGGNELSGTIPASIFKMSTLQIIHLTENKFSGPMPSFLFNMPSLQIIDLSNNTLSGTLPLEVGNLTMLTDLYLGNNKFKGSLPPSFFKCKQLQYLSLGANNFKGKLSPEIGNLTKLIDLDLDFNNFEGAIPSEIGNLQNLELLNLGSNNFVGTIPLEIFNISTLQQFSIVQNHLSGTLPSDLGHFLPNLRGIFFGWNELSGMIPASISNVSQLSTLDLSGNAFLGSIPKTLGNLRLLQRLNLGFNNLTIESSELSIFSYFSNNAYLKILRLSRNPLNGVLPNSIGNLSTFLEQLVLTGCNIKGNIPIDIGNLSRLTFMSLGGNDLAGPIPTTIGRLSVLEQLSLSGNRLKGPIPSDIYYLGRLGSLDLAGNKLSGQIPESINNMTSLISLNLNFNQLTSRIPSSLWRLTHLLVVDLSSNFLSGSLSLEIGNMKALTLLNLSRNQLSGHIPETIGGLITLVSLSLAVNQLEGSIPISFGGLVSLEVLDLAGNNLSEEIPKSLEVLRYLKYLNVSYNKLRGEIPTQGPFVNFSAESFMSNDALCGVARLNVPTCKDTSLGPKKAMGVRILKYILPTLGLTILVVSVVLVSRKLHGKKNSKLSNNKDSMPLSTWRRISHQQLLQATEGFSANNLLGEGSFGSVYKGTLLDGTYVAIKVLNLELEGAFKSFDIECEILRHIRHRNLVKIISVCSNIDFKALVLEYMPKGNLEMWLYSNTHCLNMLQRLNIMIDVATALEYLHLGYSTLIVHCDLKPSNVLLDEDMVGHVADFGIAKLLSDGTSLTQTMTMATIGYMAPEYGSEGIVSARGDVYSYGILLMETFTRKKPIDDMFTGEMSLKRLVEESFSLSILEVIDSNLLSNENDYAAMETCLSATMGLALHCCADLPEQRIDIKNVLARLNKIKLKYLHDQQSG